In the genome of Candidatus Gastranaerophilales bacterium, the window TGAAAATTATGAAGAAATAACATACGAAGGCTACGGACCCTCAGGTGTTGCTGTTTTCATAGAAGCTTTGACAGAAAACCGCAACAGGACAGCAGGTGATATAAGAAGTTATTTCAATAAATATAACGGCAACTTGGGTGAAAACGGTTGTGTGAGCTGGATATTTAAGCAAGAAGGTCAAATCATCGTTAAAAAAGATAACGTTAATCAGGACGAATTGTTTGAAGCAGCGATAAATTCAGGCGCGCAGGATTTTCTGGAGGAAGAGGAAGAATATCGGATAATTACAGCACCTTCGGACTTGCAAAGTGTAGCGGAACAGCTCGAAAATTCGAGTTATAAGCTTCTGTCTTATGAGGTAACAAGAACCCCTCAAAATTCAATAGAAATTACTGACGCAGCCGATGCAAAAAATCTTTTACGCTTGCTTGACAGTATTGAGAATCATGACGATGTGCAAAATGTTTATTCTAATTTTGATATGGACAGTGATTTATACGAAAAACTTTCGGTTTAATCTAAAAAGGATTGGTAGGATTACCGTTTATACGCACTTCATAAT includes:
- a CDS encoding YebC/PmpR family DNA-binding transcriptional regulator; translation: MSGHSKWATIKRKKAKIDSARGAEFAKFSREIMVAAKLGGADLSANFRLRTVVDKAKAAGLPNDNIKRAIEKASGSSSNENYEEITYEGYGPSGVAVFIEALTENRNRTAGDIRSYFNKYNGNLGENGCVSWIFKQEGQIIVKKDNVNQDELFEAAINSGAQDFLEEEEEYRIITAPSDLQSVAEQLENSSYKLLSYEVTRTPQNSIEITDAADAKNLLRLLDSIENHDDVQNVYSNFDMDSDLYEKLSV